The following are encoded together in the Myxocyprinus asiaticus isolate MX2 ecotype Aquarium Trade chromosome 7, UBuf_Myxa_2, whole genome shotgun sequence genome:
- the med19b gene encoding mediator of RNA polymerase II transcription subunit 19-B yields the protein MTEIFSSLYGQPDSQGPAGPSALGFGSGKPQIPQNMGPMSFPHQMMDEGAPLRKPAAMNEPFYLLRELPMENELTGHTNLITHYNLEHAYNKFCGKKVKEKLSNFLPELPGMIDSPGIQDSSSLRSLIEKPPVCNNSFSPLTGAMLTGFRLHTGPLPEQYRLMHIQPPKKKNKHKHKHHRPQDPLPPETPSDSDHKKKKKKKDDDPDRKKKKKDKKKKKNRHSPDHPGMTGAQPSSSSLR from the exons atGACAGAAATCTTCTCCTCGCTGTATGGTCAGCCTGATTCGCAGGGTCCAGCGGGACCGTCTGCGCTGGGCTTTGGGTCCGGGAAACCACAGATCCCCCAAAACATGGGCCCGATGTCTTTCCCGCATCAGATGATGGATGAAGGAGCTCCTCTCAGAAAACCCGCCGCGATGAACGAGCCCTTCTACCTGCTGCGAGAATTGCCCA TGGAGAATGAGCTGACTGGACACACTAATCTCATCACACACTACAACCTGGAACATGCTTATAACAAATTCTGTGGAAAGAAGGTCAAGGAGAAACTCAGCAACTTCCTTCCGGAGCTTCCTG GTATGATAGACAGCCCGGGTATCCAGGACAGCAGCTCTCTACGCTCCCTCATCGAGAAGCCGCCAGTGTGCAACAACTCTTTCAGTCCTCTCACTGGAGCAATGCTCACCGGGTTCAGACTACACACTGgccct TTGCCAGAGCAATACAGACTGATGCACATTCAACCACCgaagaagaagaataaacacaaacataaacaccatCGGCCACAGGATCCCTTACCACCAG AAACACCATCAGATTCAGAccataagaagaagaagaaaaagaaggatGATGACCCggacagaaagaaaaagaagaaagataagaagaagaagaag AATCGCCATAGTCCTGATCACCCCGGCATGACTGGGGCTCAGCCAAGCAGCAGCAGTTTGAGATAA